ATAGACTAGGGTGGGTTGTTGAGACTGTCGTTAAGAGGATTGTGGATAGGAAAAGGGTTGATGTCTTTGTAGCGTCGTTAAGCGATGTTGAGAGAAGGCTTTTGGCACAGGCTGTGGAGGATCCGGATGTTTTGCTTAGTAGAGAGGGGATATCCCTTATGGATAGGTTGACAGACCTTAATCTAATCGTTGACACTATACCAGAGAGAAACCCGTGGTTCTGGGTGGGTGAGGTGCCTCCTGAGAAAGACCCGGAGCTAGGGATAGGAAGACGTATAGCATGGCAGACACCCTTATATAGAGAGGCCGTTAAGATCGCTCTAAGAAAATTTACCACATAGCTAACAGCTATATCAACCGTTCACCCGAGAGCCCCTCCTCCCTTGCAACTGCTCATCGAGCCCATAGTGGGCTCCTCATTTTTATGGTAGTCGCTATAGTGATATGAGCCTTTATATATTAAAAGGGTGGATGCTATCAACAGATATATACCAACATGAAACATAAAATAGCAGTCAGAGGCTCTCCCGAGGATTATTAGTAGATCTTATTAGCTCTGAGCTTTGGTTTATTAGGTACTTTAGTACTATAGTACTTTGGTGATAACATGAGTAGGAAGAGGGATGTGGAGGTTATTAAAGTTGAGATTCCTAAATCTCTTGCTGAGAGATTTCGCAGGTATGTTGCTGAGAAATATGGTTTGAGGCGTGGTGCTCTCTCAAAGGCTATAATCGATATTCTCGAGGAGAAGCTCGGCGGTGTAGAGAAGCCTCCAGGCACTGTAGATCCTTTGGTGGGCTTGGGACTTAGATCAAGCTATATCTGGAACGGGGAAGACCTGGTTGAGGCGTTGAGGAGGAGAGCTAATGTATCTGATAGACGCTAACATAGTGCTGGAGCTCCTATATAGAAGGGCTAGGTGGAGGGAGTGCTATGAATTTTTAAACAGGGTTAAGACAGGAGATATCAGGTCTTACATTCTCCACTTCACAGTACATGGGATCTCGGCTATACTAGGGGATCCAGAGCTCGTCTCAATATTTCTCTCAGAAATCTCTAAATGGCGTGGCCTAACAGTAGTCGATCTATCCATAGAGGAAGAGATTATAGCAAGCGAGCTAGCAACTAGAATAGGTCTAGACTTCGATGACGGCCTCCACTACTACTATGCCAAGAAGAACGGACTCCAAATAGTCTCATTCGACAAGGACTTCGATAAAACAGATGTTAAGAGAATAGAGCCAAAAGACATTATAGGCAGTAGCCTTGTGGAATAACATAGAGACTAGGTCCATTCATTAGTTATGTGGTGAGATTTCGCTCTGAACTATTTGGAGTAGAAAAGGATGGAATTATATTGTTTATAAACATGTCAACACCATACGGAATACCATAGGCTAGCCCTGAGATCTTATTTCGCTGGATATAAATCATAGTTACATATATATAGATGATTGTGGCATGCACGGAATAGGGCTCTACGTTAGGAAGTGGCAATTTATAGAAGATATAGGGCGTATGAGGATAGCACAATCGAAGATTTCTCCAATGCGTAGACCGTTATATCGCGTTTATTCTAAAACATATGAGTTATATATCGTGCTAGATCACTTGACCATTATACTGTATGAAGATAACTCTACATATGCTAGGTGGGTGTATTGAAGGCTGCGAAAAGAGTTAAGCTTAGATTTGCGAAAGGCTTAGATATCACATTTGCTGATAGAGAGCCTGCCTTGGAAAAGGTTTTTGAATGGGCTGAGAAAGGAATTGTGAATGTTCAGGTCGTTTTTGGCCCGGAGGGCTGTGGAAAGACGGCTTGGCTTAAGCAATCTGCAGTGTTGCTAAGAGAGCTGGGTTTTGATATAATCTATATCAATCCTCTTGAAAGAGAGATCCTTG
This portion of the Sulfolobales archaeon genome encodes:
- a CDS encoding PIN domain-containing protein, with translation MYLIDANIVLELLYRRARWRECYEFLNRVKTGDIRSYILHFTVHGISAILGDPELVSIFLSEISKWRGLTVVDLSIEEEIIASELATRIGLDFDDGLHYYYAKKNGLQIVSFDKDFDKTDVKRIEPKDIIGSSLVE